The genomic interval ACCAacttatttgcatattatgcTTTATACAGCAGTTGGACTTCAATTacaacataaaatgtaaaaatggttccgactggttccaccatctctcagggtaagaggcaagcatactacaagactcttctctgttctggcaccaaggtggtggaatgaccttcccctagaggtccggacagctgagtcactggctattttcaagcggcggttgaagacctacttattcaggaaacacttcaactagcacttcttttcttatcttttgcatttaaaaaaaaaaaaaaaaaaaaacacaacctttgacactttttcattgtaactttgaacaaatgttttaaactcatggtatcttaagtatgtaacctagtgagccagcattaatgattcaatgttagagatttaagcacttatgtacgtcgctctggacaaaaaggcgtctgccaaatgctgtaaatgtaaatgcacacCATTAAAAAATGACCAGCTGTAAACTAGGTTAAATATTCACATAAGTATCATTGAAAGGAACATATCATTACAACACTACAGCACCCCATGTTCTCAGTGCTGTCCTACAACTACAGAAAGTTGTATTTTGCTTTTGCATGATTAATAATTAAGAGATATGAAAACTCATTTAAcatatttttgcatttgtatTTCAGCAAGTAAGTCTGTTTCACCAGTTGCTAACAAGGAGGCCATTCTTGAACTGAAAGAAGTGAGCCAGCAGCCCACACCAAGCCCCAAACCAACTAAAAGCAGCAagaaacactaacacaacagAAAGCAATAAACCTACTGGTACactttgggaaaaaaaattgtataaaaaaaaaatcattgaataTTTTTCACTGTCAGTTACTCTTCAGTTTCTTGGTAAATATGTTTCAGGAATATAAATTTatctaaacattaaaatgtttttaaagggCACTATCAAACTGATATATATTTCAGAAGAATTAATGCACAATGTACATGAAGTATTTGGGTACATAATAAAGCTATTGTTTTCTACCAGAATGATGTCCGTATTTTAAATTACAGTAGAATTTTGAGTGGAATTTTAACTTCTGACTGTATGTTTGTAAACTGCCAAATCACTGCCTAATTGTACATGGTTGTATCCATTATTGCAGCTAAATAAAGATTCATATATGGCAATGGTCCACTCATAACTGTGCACTACTATAACCCACATTAGATTGGGCAGAATGTGGACTAAAGAATTTTAATTGTTTGGATTTATTGGAAATGAGGATTTATTTgaatcattatttaaatgtctttatatataatttttttccattatagATAATGACACCTGTACAACTGATTATTTATGCATTCAACtagtcagccaatcatgtggcagcagcacaatgcataaaccAAGCAGATACAGGAGATTtgattaatgttcacatcaaacatcagaatggagaaaagtGTCATCTTTGTGGAATATTATTTGAATTACTGTAGACTTCCAGTCTGgtcattttctgttaatcattctcatcaacaaggtgtttaaACCTGCAGACACTGTGCaaacaagatgatttttttccccaggagAACAGCAGTTCTTGATATACTCAAACCAAACATCCATGCCACAagcaaagtcacagagatcacaccttttttatatttttttctgattctacttttatttttttatatattttttatttaacattatatttGGAGTATATTTGGACTCTCGGGTTGCACTCATGGTTTTTGCACTGAGAGTTAAAACAATGTAAggattcttaaaaataaagtgtcCATCAGTTGGTCCTTTCAAGTAAACACTGTTTACAGAGGAACTATAGAACATGTTGTAGTGGAACATTTTAATACTAATGATAAATCTCTGATAAATGGAGTTTTCACTACATCATTGGGGAGTCTTTAGCCGTTTCCTCCGAGATATCCCCTGTTGGTTGGATTTGATTCGAGGAGTTGCTTGTGTCTGCCAGTTGAAGTGGCTGGTTGAGGAGGTTAGACGGGAGGCTGAGCAGCACAGCAGGCTGGTCAGAGCGCAGTGTGTGGAGGAGCTGGAGAAGGCGCAGCTGGATGGCCAGAGGAGAGTCTGACAGCGAGTCAATAGAGGCTTTTAAAGCCTCACATGCTGCCTTCTCACCCTCTGCTGCAATCACCTGTtataacaccacacacacacacagagtatgcGTTGTTTCATTAACACATCCCACTGGGGAAACACAGAcatttcacagttttttttaattgtttgtaaAGAGCTGTGTGTAAAATTTAGAACACTAATGAATGAAGCCTTTTTTGCAGATCATGAAAATGGACAAGGTAAAGATCTGCAGCTACACACAATTCCATTTTATAATGAGCACGAGCGCTAAAAACTAAATCACAGGGTCAGAACTGAATGACACTGCTATTCTTACATTGTAAAGTTAGGCTCATTAGAATCTAAATCAAATATAGATAAACTGAATTTTCTTACTTTAATTTGGGCTTGTCTCTTTGCTTCAGCCTCAAGAGCAAAGTTTTTCTGAAGCTCGGGTGGGAGACAGAGGTCCTCTCTGCAATTAAAACAAGGGGAACATACTTCTCACACTGTGATCAACTCCACAACACTGCACATGTATCCATGGgcctttttatgatttttatggTTATATGTTATTAATGCTTGACATTTATCTGACGACTTACATGTCAGCTTTCTCCACTTTAATTCCCCACCTGCAGGCAATGGAATCCAGTGCAACCTTGAGggatttattgtaaaatatcATAAGGCAATTCTTATAATAAATGTGACATGCAGTACTAATCAAaaattagtatatatatatatatatatatatatatatatatatatatatatatatatatatatatatatatatatatatatattgtatggtATTCTTGGACCTACAACTTTCTGTAACATTTCTGTAACATACCACTTTCTAACAACATTTGTGGATTTACACTTCAGGGAACAGGTTTCTAAGAGATTAGTAATGTATACCTGGATATGGTGAGCAACTTCACTCCTGTTCTGCAGTATGCTGGAGAAGGTATGATGGGCCAGAACCTCCCTGACTGACACCTGAACCAGAGCCTGCAGCACAGCCGGGACTCCTGCCAGCGATGagtaacacacagacacgttcTCAATGCGATAGTAGCACACTGCACTTGCCTCTGTACATACCAGGTCTTTTGTTACCACCTGCAGGACAgacatatattgtatatgttgTATCCAGGAAATACCCTAACAAACCACAGAGGTCTTGTGCAGATATAGGAGAAATGACCAGAAACAGAACCATCTCTGCAACCCTCAGTGTTTAAAAAAGGTGTTTTaaaaattgtgtacattttttataGGCTGACATACACTGTATGTTTTTAGATAATTACAATTATAGTgagacaaacaagaaaaaacctCTGGTTACAGGAAGAGTGCACAGCAATGTAAAAGTCAGAAAGGTTACCGAGTGAGATGGGACCTTCAGCATCTTTAACCGAATGTCCACTTTATGACAAACATCCAAAAATGGGAGGTAAAAGAGCAGCCctgtaacacaataataataataataataataataataataataataattgctatCACCAAATAACTAACAGAATAAAAGGTAAGCAAATTTCCacactgttttaatgttacattatATTCACTTTCCCAGGTAACTAAAAGGTAGAAAAAACATAGGGAGTACTCCTAGGCTCCCTaaagaaaataactttttttttattctttttctgcttATTTCTCTGTGTGCACAGATGTACCTGGTCCTCTGGCTTTTCTTTGTAGCAGGTGTCCAAGTCTGAACACCACAGCACGCTCATGCTCTCGCACAATCTGGTAACGTTGTACTCACATTAACAATTCCAACTAATTActtcattaatataaattactttattaataataaacacttaccTTTACACAGAACCAAATTGATAtgggaaagaaaaatattactgTGGCGAGAGCTGCAATAGTGAGAAGCAGCTCACAAACTCCAAGGCTCTGTGGCTTCAAGGCTGTGTTGAAAATTAAAGTTGAATGTTGATTCAATAACtgtgtgttctgccctgtttcgcATGGGTTTATTCTGTATGTGCACAGCAGTTATTAACTCACCCTCTTCATGCCATTCACTCTCCAAAAGGCCTAGCAACTCCTCACTTTCTCTATTCGTcctctgtctcacactgtctaCGTTGATCACGGTAGatgacatttcctttttttcttcattactgTGCTCTTCCCCTGCTTCTTTGCCCTTCatcctctctttccctttctgtGGCTCCTGGAGTTTCAGTGTCTTAACCACTttatgctttctctctctggtcATTGGTGCTGTCTCTCGCTTGATTCTTCCAGGTTTTGGAGGAGGCGGTGGAGATATCATTtctgtccttctctccatctcacTGTTTCATCAGCAGTATCTGCCCCTTGTTTGGAGAAGTTAGGAGTGGAAGATTGCTTTTTGAGCTGCTGGGATCAGCTAACAGCCTGCAATCCTTTTACAGTGCAGTGGCTTTGTGGCAGTGACAGGAGTATGACTGAGGACAGATGGTAAGGGGGAGAGGACACAGTAAGATCAAAActaaagagaaaaggaaactcCTGATGCACAGATGGAATTTGCCTCAATATAAAGCTGTGTAAAGCAAAATATAATGATGTCCACTCCAATTTTGGTCCAAACAATTTACATCTAGCCAAGTATTTACATTGTTTTGGTTTATGCGGTATAATTCATAATACAGTAGTTAAAGGTTCTGTGTAGGAATGTCTAAAGTCAacagaaaatgtgtttgtgaGGGAGCTGCTGATGGAGCACTTTACTGTTATTAGTGTCTAAGTAAACATCCGCCTAAAGTTTTCAATGAGAAATGCAATTACAAAGCCGTCCACccaattcatttattaatgagctTTTTAGGTGACAATTTAAAATCTTAGGTATAATGACGGGTATTGCCAGTGATTGTGGTGATTGTCCCCAGTGCAGTGACTCAATCCTGGTCGGACTTTTCTGTAGGTGGGCGTCTGATCAAAGCTTACACCGCTAGTATTgcaaaacatattaataaaacacGAAATTTTCCACCCCAAATGAAAGCAGTGAATGCTTGAGTAGCAGATTGTGAGGACCTCTGGGAAACAAGTGTAAGAGGTAAACGTTCTTCAAAAATAATAGGCTAATAGAGAAAGTTTCGACGTTAGCTAGCTGTTAAATTTCGACGTTAGCTAGCTGCTAAATTTCGATGTTGGCTACACTTGTGTGGCAAATGCGTGTAAAACAAACTTGAATTGTTTTGCTTCCCAGGTAATTGTACagtatttagttatttatttctttatttaatataaacttaTAGAACATCTAACTGTGTGCAAACTAACAGTATAATTGGACGCTAATAAATCACTTAATTTACTCGGTTAGTTCCAGTAGCTAACATTAGAAGGATGATAGCCAGGGCAGGTGCcagtctgtctttttcttttaaatgtcattCTTATAAAGATGAGAtgaagttaaaaacaaaaaggaaaacgtCATGATGTTTAAATAACAAATGGACCTTGAGAATTAATACTCATAACGCCCTGAATGTCTAACATCCTCTCTGTCTTTAATATCAGGTGTGATTATGGATACTGAGAAGCTTCTTTTAAGAGTGAAGAAGGATGTTCGCTCACTCCTAATTTCCTCCAAGCATGGCCTTTCTCCAGAACAGCTCAGGAAGGACTACCAGAACATGCTGGGCCACCCCATTCCTCTTAGGGCCCTTGGTTTTCGCTCTGTGCTGGACATGGTTAAGGAAATGTCTGATGCCGTGTACTTGTACTTTAACCTCGATGGTACTATAGTGTTAAAAGGTAATATCTGTCTCTGTTCTGAGCCTCCCAGCATATAATGAAATGTTTGATAGTAGTTAGTTAATACGGCTCTACACCAAACAAACTCCAATATTTTGATCATTCTATATTGCATTTGTCTGCTGTCCCAAATTTGCTTGTCACGGTTACTTCTTTTGTGATTCAGTCAGAtccaaaagtaaaaagaaattgTCCTTGCTTGTGTTTATATTCTTGCTTCTAGCAATTGGGAATGAGACCACAAGAGGCATTGAAGAGCTTGTCTCCAAGCAGCGGAACCACAAGCATAAGCCCAAGCCGAAAAGTGGAGGCACAGGTCTGTTTTCATCACATTCCCATCACCAGCACTCATTTGTCTTAGCTCGTCGAGGCCACGCTCCCCCTGCACTCCATGCTCAGCTGCGATCACAGCTCAGGCAGGTACTTGCACATGGGCCCGTAGGGCTCTCTGACCTGGAGAGGTGCTATGCAATCCACTTCGGAAAGCCTCTCAATGTCATGCACTATGGTTTTTACTCCATCGCTGAGATGCTGGCTGCTGCCTCGGACATGATCACAGTAAAGCAGACCCGCATGGGGTCACAGCTGATACTAAAGACTGAAATCACAACAGTGAAACAGAAGCTCAATAGTACAGCTGCACTCCCTAAACAGTCTGCAGGAATATCCAGACTGTCCACTAGCTCAGGTGAGTCTTTTTAGCAATTTTGTGTTATATCATTGTATTATGGTaaaaactgtgtttgtgtctggtgtttgtgtgttgcatGGATAATTGtaacatgtaaaataatataactGAAATAGGTGCAACAgcattgttaataattatttgtttttgtaaaagtcCTGCAAGAAACAGCACTGTTCAGCAATGTTCAGCCTGAAGACCAGCAGAAATCCAAACAGACTTCATCAGCCAGCAGAGTACAGGAAATTGAACCTGCCACAATTGAAATGCAAGAAAAGTCTTTTGAAAAGTCTGTTGCAAAGGTTAATTTCATTCTTCAATTCTTTCTATTTATAGAAATAGGGCCACCTTTTACTTTATTAGTCTCTTGGTTACACATGGATAAAGTACTCAATCTCCTGTTTTATCATTGCAGTTTGAAACACATTGTTATTTGCCTTTGACTTCTGGCTTTCATTGACATTTTTTCATACCTTTTGATTTTCCTTTGATTCATATGCTCTAATTGAATGccttatactgtattttaaataaataatgtgtatgtttttagtTGGGTTACAATTGTTTGACAGGATGCTTATACATCATTCCCAATTGTCTTGACTTTACTTATTTGATGAATAAGGGCCACTGTATTTACAAACAGTAGTGATGGCTTTCCATAGTTAGTCACGTTTATCAAATACGTCTTTTCTTTGATATAGTTGatgtacattattttaaatgcattcacATTGACCTCATAGATTCAATGCTGTGctccaaaatatttaataaattaacttGGTTTTATGTGGCAGCTTGAGGAACAGTTCAGGAAGAGAATTCTTGAAAATTCAGAAGCAGGCACGGTCAGTCAGGAACTAAAGGACAAGCTTCGAAAGGTTAGTCTGTGAAATTAAGTGAACgctataaaaagaataattattgcataacttttttttatgcaCACCTTTTCAGGTTGTTGCTAAGCACACTCAAGGCATAGCCATTCACAAACTTCCTACAGAGTACAAGGTAATTCATactagtatatagtatataaaattAGATGTAGTGCTGGGAAATATGATAGAATTTAtcattaattttataaaataatgtactttttaatatattgcaggtattgtgatatatattttttccatatTACTTTGTGGTTTCACTGAAATCATCACATGTGACATACTTGTAGTTTATCAGTTCACCTCTTGCTACTCTTAATACCAGGTATAAATATGATTTTCATTTTGTCATATACcaagatgttttctgttttttcccgATTTTAAGAAAATGTATGGTGAGGACTTGCCTGTGGCTCAATGTGGCTTCCTGAGTATCACTGAGATGGTTGAAACGCTCAGCGACACATTCTGTGTGCAGCCAAGCACTGAGGATGGAGCAGAGGGAATACACATCATGGTACTCAAACCACATGTCCAACCAGGTACTTTACCTACTTCATAGTCCTTCTGAGTGGGCTGAGTGGCCACTATTTATTTGACAAATTCTAAACTAGGCTGTATCTCACAGCAGATTACAACCTTGAGCAGAATTTCAGGCATGATATATCAGTATTAATCCTGTATATAATGATATTGCTTTGTACATTAAGAATCAGTAACACATTCATTAGGAACACTTATTCCCTCCTCATCCAAGTGATTACCCAATCAGTCAAtgatgtggcagcagcacagcgCACAAAATCATATAGATACAGTTTATGCAAGCGCTTCAGTATATATTTGGACAGTTTGTATTTGAATGAAACCTGATTTTGAGATGCCTTTTGTGTCACAGATTGGTTATTTAAATTACTATAGACTCCTTATTCCTATACTATTGACTTCCATTCTGGCAATTATACTCTGACACCTCTGATCAATAAGCTGTTTCTGCTTCTCactgagtgtttgtttgtttttttagataaCCATTCTGCGTAAACTCTTAGgaccagcggtgtccaatcttatccacaaaaggccggtgtgggtgcaggttttcattccaaccaagcagaagtcaCACCTGACTCttcctgtttaatcagttgttcttggcttttagtatactctggtgtggcttctgctttgttggaatgaaaacctgcacccacaccggcccatTCCGGATAATATTGGACACCTTTGCTATAGACTGTTGCTTATGAAAATACCAGGAGATTTACTGCATGAATAAGCAGGAGTAGAATAAGGAGTTCCTATTAAAATGGTCAGAGAATGTACACAGCCACGCAACCTTTTCGAAGGCGCTGTTTTGTAGGATTTGTTTGTAAAATACCTCATTTAAAATACCCTAATATTTAACCAGCAAATCGATGTACACAGTGCTGTCAACACTTTGCTGAGGAAAGTTGCTAAAATATGCTCAAAAAAGTTGCTAGAAGTCACTAGATGATCTCGTAGAATAATTTGCATATTACTTATATACTCATATTAAGTATATAAAAACTTTCATATTTGTTAAAACAGTGTATTATCTGTAGGTTTTCATAAAGGTTCACTAGGATCTGAGAGTGACCAGTTATTTAGTTTTGtacgttttgtt from Tachysurus vachellii isolate PV-2020 chromosome 1, HZAU_Pvac_v1, whole genome shotgun sequence carries:
- the nphs2 gene encoding podocin is translated as MERRTEMISPPPPPKPGRIKRETAPMTRERKHKVVKTLKLQEPQKGKERMKGKEAGEEHSNEEKKEMSSTVINVDSVRQRTNRESEELLGLLESEWHEEALKPQSLGVCELLLTIAALATVIFFFPISIWFCVKIVREHERAVVFRLGHLLQRKARGPGLLFYLPFLDVCHKVDIRLKMLKVPSHSVVTKDLVCTEASAVCYYRIENVSVCYSSLAGVPAVLQALVQVSVREVLAHHTFSSILQNRSEVAHHIQVALDSIACRWGIKVEKADIEDLCLPPELQKNFALEAEAKRQAQIKVIAAEGEKAACEALKASIDSLSDSPLAIQLRLLQLLHTLRSDQPAVLLSLPSNLLNQPLQLADTSNSSNQIQPTGDISEETAKDSPMM